One window of the Ktedonobacteraceae bacterium genome contains the following:
- a CDS encoding metalloregulator ArsR/SmtB family transcription factor, with product MTMNTPAVTHHTATSANSTKRMRASNDQATGANAMTDTASRYVLPLSEEEAAQEASLLKALANPTRLSILNLLKRYEGKVSVLEIVDKFALGQPTISHHLHILRHAGLIDCEKKGLWVYYYLRRDSLQRVQDVITALAE from the coding sequence ATGACGATGAATACACCAGCTGTAACTCATCACACAGCTACATCCGCGAACTCGACAAAGCGCATGCGGGCCTCGAACGATCAAGCAACTGGCGCAAATGCAATGACAGACACGGCTTCCAGGTATGTACTTCCCCTTTCAGAAGAGGAAGCCGCCCAGGAGGCTTCTTTGCTCAAAGCGTTGGCCAACCCTACCCGCCTGAGCATCCTCAATTTGCTCAAACGATACGAAGGAAAAGTAAGCGTGCTCGAGATCGTCGATAAATTTGCGTTGGGGCAGCCGACCATCTCCCATCATTTGCATATTTTGCGCCATGCCGGGCTTATCGACTGCGAAAAGAAGGGCCTGTGGGTGTATTACTACTTGCGGCGTGATTCATTACAACGCGTCCAGGATGTGATTACCGCGCTGGCCGAGTAG
- a CDS encoding response regulator transcription factor has product MAISILIVDDYPLARVGLRQILERNPAFRVLGEAATGSEAIQQAQLLRPDVVLMDINLPDQDGISVTATVCRLLPNTRVVALAEEPNLTLLNRAVQTGVGGYLLKEAPVTEIYMAIQDVMEGRIHLSPRVTKMLIGQTQLSATLEPLTGREQEVLQLLARGASNKEVMQALQITEATVKAHIRHVFSKLGAESRTQAILVAMRLGLLMAFFPG; this is encoded by the coding sequence ATGGCAATAAGCATTCTCATTGTTGATGATTACCCCCTTGCCCGTGTGGGACTGCGGCAGATTCTTGAGCGAAATCCAGCATTCCGCGTGCTCGGGGAGGCGGCAACGGGTTCGGAAGCGATCCAGCAGGCTCAGCTGTTGCGACCAGACGTAGTGCTGATGGACATAAACCTGCCGGATCAGGACGGGATCAGCGTCACCGCCACTGTCTGTCGTCTGCTGCCGAATACCCGGGTGGTGGCGCTTGCAGAAGAACCCAATCTCACGTTACTCAATCGGGCCGTGCAGACAGGAGTCGGTGGTTACCTCCTCAAAGAGGCGCCGGTCACTGAGATTTATATGGCGATCCAGGATGTCATGGAAGGGCGTATCCATCTCTCTCCTCGGGTCACTAAGATGCTGATCGGTCAGACGCAGCTATCAGCTACCCTTGAACCCCTTACCGGGCGCGAACAGGAGGTGTTGCAGTTACTGGCGCGCGGCGCTTCAAATAAAGAGGTGATGCAAGCCCTCCAGATCACCGAAGCCACCGTTAAAGCTCATATCCGCCATGTCTTTTCCAAACTTGGTGCTGAGAGCCGAACGCAGGCCATACTGGTGGCCATGCGTCTGGGCCTCCTCATGGCGTTCTTCCCTGGGTAA
- a CDS encoding AAA family ATPase, producing the protein MSLLRLSTLGAPEVFHNGSRLTFSLRKAQALLFYLAVEGGMQPRSKLAAFLWPDSEPHDARNALRNALALLRNLLNDNDASPDAHYHLLSAPDLVSLNPHAPMELDLDLVQQAYHQAQEISTLPPEEQRAPLIAQWQHVLSLVRGPFLDGFWLREETPFDKWVQLQQYQWQVRLQLLFDRLSSWHEASLEHEQASAILTRWLALDPLQEEAYRRLMRLHLARGDPGAAWQVYATCRERLADELDVKPSPQTVTLAERIRAAQAHNPNASRPSAHRAAGITQGRPPGDLTAPLVGRTASINQLAARFQQAQQGSPQAVLLVGETGIGKTRLAGEFMAWARVQGADVLSGQAFEAGVSLPYQPLVEAIQGRLEEENAPEDLLDDLWLAELTRLLPDLRVRYPDLPLPGEDTFTTNIRLFEAVARLFDALAQRAPLVLMLDDLQWADEASLDLLRYLAHYWKKHHTPALLLGTVRSEDLALNSHLAAQLANLGRDLSFTQLVLQRLSQAETFQLLATLIGQEEAGTNRTAERPENDLNRSAPPGQQEQSTWKPYLSRLSNFLFELTEGHPFFLLETLKLLRERQWFIPRLAPGGSWRLMPDMEKMPALLEQQPRHELVAAPVRATILARLTKLTPFARQLVMASVVLDFRASAYYLWQVAQMEAQTGIQALEEALGSGILRQENGTGDHMGSYHCANQLIRAVISSELGEARRHILQQRAGALLSTEEAAIVRQQQREERLISIP; encoded by the coding sequence ATGAGTCTATTACGTCTCTCTACCCTCGGCGCCCCAGAAGTCTTTCACAACGGCAGTCGTCTCACCTTTTCCCTACGCAAAGCGCAAGCATTGCTTTTCTACCTGGCAGTAGAAGGTGGGATGCAGCCGCGCAGCAAGCTCGCCGCGTTCCTGTGGCCCGACAGTGAACCCCACGATGCCCGCAACGCCTTGCGCAATGCCCTGGCACTGTTGCGCAACCTGCTTAATGACAACGACGCCTCGCCTGATGCGCACTACCATTTACTGAGCGCACCTGACCTGGTCAGCTTGAACCCGCATGCGCCAATGGAGTTAGACCTCGACCTCGTACAGCAAGCCTACCACCAGGCTCAGGAGATCTCCACGCTTCCGCCAGAGGAGCAGCGCGCTCCCTTGATCGCTCAGTGGCAGCACGTTCTTTCCCTGGTACGCGGACCTTTCCTCGACGGCTTCTGGTTGCGTGAGGAAACGCCTTTTGACAAATGGGTCCAATTGCAGCAGTACCAGTGGCAGGTGCGCCTGCAGCTACTCTTCGACCGGCTCTCATCCTGGCACGAAGCTTCTCTGGAGCATGAGCAGGCCAGCGCCATCCTCACCCGCTGGCTCGCCCTCGATCCCCTGCAGGAAGAGGCCTATCGCCGCCTGATGCGCCTGCACCTGGCACGAGGCGATCCAGGCGCCGCCTGGCAGGTCTATGCTACCTGCCGGGAACGCCTGGCCGATGAGCTAGATGTGAAACCTTCTCCACAAACCGTCACCCTGGCCGAGCGAATCCGCGCAGCCCAGGCTCATAATCCCAACGCCTCTCGCCCTTCCGCGCATCGCGCGGCCGGCATCACCCAGGGACGGCCACCAGGCGATTTGACCGCTCCGCTCGTTGGACGAACCGCCTCCATCAACCAGCTCGCCGCCAGATTTCAGCAGGCACAGCAAGGGTCACCCCAGGCCGTGCTGCTGGTAGGTGAAACCGGCATCGGGAAAACACGACTGGCCGGCGAGTTTATGGCCTGGGCCCGGGTTCAGGGCGCGGATGTATTGAGCGGGCAGGCCTTTGAAGCCGGCGTCAGCTTACCCTATCAACCACTCGTCGAGGCGATACAGGGGCGGCTGGAAGAGGAAAACGCCCCGGAGGACCTGTTGGACGACCTCTGGCTGGCCGAATTGACCCGTCTCCTGCCAGATCTACGCGTGCGCTATCCCGACCTACCACTCCCTGGTGAGGATACGTTTACCACCAATATCCGCCTGTTTGAAGCTGTTGCTCGCCTCTTTGACGCCCTGGCGCAACGCGCACCGTTGGTGTTGATGCTGGACGACCTGCAATGGGCCGATGAAGCCTCCCTCGACCTGCTGCGCTACCTGGCCCACTACTGGAAGAAACATCATACTCCGGCCCTGCTGTTGGGCACAGTACGCAGCGAAGACCTGGCGCTCAACTCGCACCTCGCCGCCCAGCTGGCCAACCTGGGCCGCGATCTATCGTTCACCCAACTGGTCTTGCAGCGACTCAGTCAAGCCGAGACCTTCCAACTCCTCGCAACCCTCATCGGACAGGAGGAAGCCGGCACCAACCGGACAGCGGAACGGCCTGAGAACGATCTGAATCGATCCGCTCCTCCGGGACAGCAGGAACAGTCCACCTGGAAACCGTACCTGAGCAGGTTGAGCAACTTCCTGTTTGAGTTGACCGAGGGGCACCCTTTTTTCCTGCTGGAAACGCTGAAACTCTTGCGCGAGCGGCAGTGGTTCATTCCACGCCTGGCGCCCGGTGGCTCGTGGCGGCTCATGCCGGACATGGAAAAGATGCCCGCACTCCTGGAACAACAGCCCCGGCACGAACTGGTAGCGGCCCCGGTGCGCGCGACGATCCTGGCACGCCTGACGAAACTCACACCATTCGCGCGCCAGCTGGTCATGGCAAGTGTCGTCCTCGATTTTCGAGCCAGCGCCTACTACCTGTGGCAGGTCGCCCAGATGGAAGCGCAAACAGGCATTCAAGCGCTGGAGGAGGCTCTTGGCAGCGGAATACTGCGCCAGGAGAATGGCACAGGAGACCACATGGGAAGCTACCATTGCGCAAATCAACTCATTCGCGCTGTGATCTCCTCCGAATTGGGCGAGGCGCGCCGCCACATCTTGCAGCAACGTGCCGGCGCGTTGCTGTCTACAGAAGAGGCAGCAATAGTCCGGCAACAGCAAAGAGAAGAACGATTGATTTCAATCCCCTAA
- a CDS encoding response regulator transcription factor: MTIQVLIVDDHPIFREGLRRAIEQDPAFRVLAEAATGTEAIKLAQELRPDVVLMDLNLPDQDGVNATAVMRRELPQTEVVVLTGMLNPTAITQAMQAGANGYLYKDTRASEIRAAIEDAVEGRVHLSPRVTELLVNQMRPTGRQEPLTEREREVLQLLARGASNKEIMQTLQIAEATVKAHVRSILSKLGVQSRTQAILVAMRLGLVTAPSSVR, from the coding sequence ATGACGATTCAAGTGCTCATCGTTGATGACCATCCCATTTTTCGTGAAGGACTACGCCGGGCTATTGAGCAGGATCCGGCGTTCCGTGTGCTGGCAGAGGCAGCGACAGGTACGGAAGCGATCAAACTGGCGCAGGAATTGCGACCGGATGTGGTGCTGATGGACCTGAACTTGCCGGATCAGGATGGGGTCAACGCGACGGCGGTCATGCGTCGTGAACTGCCACAAACCGAGGTGGTGGTGCTGACAGGGATGCTTAATCCCACAGCGATTACGCAGGCCATGCAGGCCGGGGCAAATGGTTACTTATATAAGGATACACGGGCCAGTGAGATACGGGCGGCAATCGAGGACGCTGTAGAGGGGCGAGTGCATCTGTCCCCAAGGGTGACCGAGCTGCTGGTGAACCAGATGCGTCCTACCGGCCGCCAGGAACCGCTCACCGAACGCGAACGGGAGGTGTTGCAGTTGCTCGCTCGGGGCGCTTCAAATAAAGAGATTATGCAGACGCTACAGATCGCGGAGGCTACTGTGAAGGCTCATGTGCGTAGCATCCTTTCCAAGCTGGGAGTGCAAAGTCGAACGCAGGCGATTCTGGTTGCCATGCGTCTCGGTCTGGTTACAGCCCCTTCCTCTGTGCGATAG
- a CDS encoding alpha-mannosidase translates to MLTIQKLRARLEELGKMIEGAPSMLAPVYAMAASGPVAMPSPEDERWLPVEVGSLWGANHGTGWLMARLRVPESMQGLPIVLQLLSDASEDDPFLLVLEATVFLDGRAAGGIDRYHPGLLLEKAVCDGAMHTLMLQVCTESPLHFGGLSLRPRHVVHRQLYNLMQTLLDVCLTLDEDSVTRHALEARLNTAYTMLDLREGWLSERFIDSARAAYDYLRAHLTQGLEGGNRVQITASGHAHLDLGWMWPYWRTRQKIAHAVATVLALMENYPDCSYSQSQPQLLQWLKEDVPELYARVKQRVAEGRFEPVGAMWVEADCNLPGGESLIRQIMQGLRFWQEEFGVKPRQIWLPDAFGFSAALPQMMRGCDIPVFMTTKMSWNQVNRMPYDTFRWRGIDGSEVLAHFITTADLDPTKTFSTYNGSLQPGSITATWRNYRQQDCNDHLLYLYGWGDGGGGPTEEQVARLQLLANLRDFPQVRSGRVDDYFSDLYWRVWENPCLPTWVGELYLEYHRGTYTSQAHIKQQNRRAELLYREAELLNAWAGLYGMPSRQEQLNVGWRLLLLNQFHDVLPGSSIPEVYEDARRLYAEARAIGKQIYDEALAVVLGQVTAGEGDLLLLNTLPWERIDPVQVPEAFARYFPRAQQATDWDGNTVCLLDGIRVPSCGVQVVPAGGNVVAGDVRDRPACHASYTGEGAILLRNQYYDLWIDAQGEMSRLYDRSAERDVLAAGETGNRLIAYEDRPLNFDAWDIDLFYEEKPYPLRAVTAIRIIEQGPVRVTVEVVRHYLSSSITQRISLWRGSPRIDIATQIDWHEHQTLLKAAFPLAINSTRATYEIQFGSVERPTHRNTSWDMARFETCAQRWIDMSEGGYGVSLLNDGKYGHDVHDNVVRLTLLKSSSYPDSHADEGLHRFTYSLLPHGGDWREAQSVRRAYELNVPLLCVNEQKTMLAASGSSAGVSFLQTDCAHVVVETVKPAEDGDGLIVRLYEAHNRRGHGTLTFAAPVLSAQECNLLEEPLNDVPSQGKTLPFWVRPFEIKTWRVRLAR, encoded by the coding sequence GTGTTGACCATCCAAAAACTTCGTGCCAGGCTTGAAGAACTGGGAAAAATGATTGAGGGCGCGCCCTCCATGCTTGCTCCGGTCTATGCTATGGCGGCCAGCGGGCCGGTGGCTATGCCGTCACCTGAGGATGAACGGTGGCTTCCCGTGGAAGTAGGATCGCTCTGGGGGGCAAACCATGGCACAGGCTGGTTGATGGCGCGCCTGCGAGTGCCGGAGTCGATGCAAGGCTTGCCCATCGTCCTGCAATTGCTTTCGGATGCCTCTGAGGATGATCCGTTTCTGCTCGTGCTGGAGGCGACAGTTTTTCTTGATGGGCGAGCCGCCGGGGGAATTGATCGATACCATCCCGGGCTGTTGCTGGAGAAGGCGGTATGCGATGGTGCAATGCATACGCTGATGCTTCAGGTCTGTACAGAGTCCCCGTTACATTTTGGCGGTCTGTCGCTGCGTCCTCGCCACGTGGTTCACCGGCAGCTCTATAACTTGATGCAGACGCTGCTGGATGTGTGCCTTACACTGGATGAGGACAGTGTGACACGGCATGCGTTAGAAGCGCGCCTCAATACGGCCTATACCATGCTCGATCTGCGTGAGGGCTGGTTGAGCGAGCGCTTCATTGATTCGGCCCGCGCGGCCTATGATTACCTGCGAGCGCATCTGACGCAAGGCCTGGAGGGTGGCAACCGCGTGCAGATTACTGCCAGCGGGCACGCCCATCTCGATCTGGGGTGGATGTGGCCTTACTGGAGAACACGTCAGAAGATCGCTCATGCTGTTGCTACCGTGCTGGCGTTAATGGAGAACTATCCGGACTGCTCTTATAGCCAGAGCCAGCCACAGTTGCTGCAATGGTTGAAGGAGGATGTGCCTGAACTCTATGCGCGGGTGAAGCAGCGCGTCGCGGAGGGACGGTTTGAGCCAGTGGGCGCGATGTGGGTTGAGGCCGATTGCAACCTTCCCGGTGGCGAGTCGCTTATCCGGCAGATCATGCAAGGGTTGCGTTTCTGGCAAGAAGAATTTGGTGTCAAGCCGCGTCAAATCTGGTTGCCAGATGCGTTTGGCTTTAGCGCCGCGCTGCCACAAATGATGCGTGGTTGTGATATCCCTGTCTTCATGACGACGAAGATGAGCTGGAATCAGGTGAATCGTATGCCCTATGATACGTTTCGCTGGCGTGGCATCGACGGCTCCGAGGTGCTGGCACACTTCATTACAACCGCGGACCTCGACCCAACCAAAACGTTCTCTACCTACAATGGCTCTCTACAACCGGGCAGTATTACAGCGACGTGGAGAAACTATCGCCAGCAGGATTGCAATGATCACTTGCTGTATCTTTATGGTTGGGGCGATGGTGGTGGCGGGCCAACGGAAGAACAGGTGGCGAGGCTACAACTGCTGGCGAACCTGCGCGATTTTCCCCAGGTGCGCAGCGGGCGCGTTGATGATTACTTCAGCGATCTCTACTGGCGCGTGTGGGAGAATCCTTGTTTGCCTACGTGGGTGGGCGAGTTGTACTTAGAATACCACCGCGGGACCTATACTTCGCAGGCGCATATCAAGCAGCAGAACAGGCGGGCCGAATTATTGTATCGCGAGGCGGAGTTATTGAATGCGTGGGCCGGCCTCTATGGCATGCCGTCGCGACAGGAGCAATTGAATGTAGGCTGGCGACTTCTCCTGCTCAATCAATTTCATGATGTGCTGCCGGGTTCCTCGATCCCTGAAGTATATGAGGATGCCAGGCGACTCTATGCAGAGGCGCGCGCCATAGGAAAGCAGATCTACGACGAGGCCCTCGCTGTTGTGCTGGGCCAGGTCACCGCGGGAGAGGGAGACCTGCTGCTGTTGAATACGCTGCCATGGGAACGCATAGACCCGGTGCAGGTGCCGGAGGCGTTCGCGCGCTATTTCCCGCGGGCCCAGCAGGCAACCGATTGGGATGGGAATACGGTGTGCCTGCTCGATGGTATACGCGTTCCCTCCTGCGGGGTGCAGGTCGTGCCGGCAGGCGGTAATGTGGTTGCCGGCGACGTAAGGGATCGGCCTGCTTGCCACGCCTCTTACACGGGTGAAGGGGCAATCCTCTTGCGGAATCAGTACTATGACCTCTGGATTGATGCGCAGGGGGAGATGAGCCGGCTTTACGATAGAAGCGCGGAACGCGATGTGCTTGCCGCGGGGGAAACGGGCAACCGGCTCATTGCCTATGAGGACCGCCCCTTGAATTTTGACGCCTGGGATATTGATCTCTTTTATGAAGAGAAGCCCTATCCGCTGCGAGCGGTAACGGCGATACGCATCATCGAGCAGGGTCCGGTGCGTGTGACCGTCGAGGTTGTCCGCCACTACCTGTCCTCGTCTATCACGCAACGTATTTCGCTCTGGCGTGGCTCCCCGCGCATCGACATCGCAACTCAGATTGACTGGCACGAACACCAGACATTGTTAAAAGCGGCATTTCCACTGGCGATCAATAGCACGCGCGCGACCTATGAAATCCAATTTGGCAGCGTTGAGCGCCCCACGCATCGCAATACTTCCTGGGATATGGCGCGTTTTGAGACATGCGCCCAGCGCTGGATTGATATGAGCGAAGGCGGGTATGGGGTGAGCCTGCTAAATGATGGGAAGTATGGGCATGACGTACACGATAACGTTGTTCGTCTGACACTCCTGAAATCGAGTAGCTATCCCGATAGTCATGCGGATGAGGGTTTGCATCGCTTCACCTACAGCCTCTTGCCGCATGGGGGGGATTGGAGGGAGGCGCAGAGTGTAAGGAGAGCCTACGAACTCAACGTCCCGCTGTTGTGCGTGAATGAGCAAAAGACCATGCTTGCTGCCAGCGGGAGTAGCGCAGGCGTTTCCTTTTTACAGACGGATTGCGCGCACGTGGTGGTAGAGACGGTGAAGCCGGCGGAGGATGGCGATGGTCTGATTGTGCGTCTCTACGAAGCGCATAACCGGCGCGGGCATGGCACGCTCACCTTTGCCGCGCCAGTCCTTTCCGCACAGGAATGTAACCTGCTGGAGGAGCCACTTAACGATGTCCCCTCTCAAGGCAAGACACTGCCTTTTTGGGTAAGGCCATTTGAGATAAAAACATGGCGCGTTCGTCTTGCGCGATAA
- a CDS encoding LuxR C-terminal-related transcriptional regulator translates to MYQTSASVNSRRLHRSEIGVDPGITGTTRRRDRLEQHTPAGIGTPRPLIRSKLSLPRACADTVSRSRLIEHLNAGLGGKATLLCAPAGFGKTTLLVEWLKTSSFHNAWLSLDENDNELLIFLHYLVAALQTVFPGACQAMAHFLKQSSLPTPDRAATLLINDLAELPEDLILVLDNYHTIHHSPIHALLDALIRYMPSQVHLVLATRSELPFPLARWRSQGQLNELHSTILRFTHDETLDFLTRILGADLCREVAEILEEETEGWIAMLRQAALSLHSASDRVACVEHLRNNPDCSMNTYLLEDFLARQIPLIQNFLVKVSILDQFCVSLCEATLDSDDTDPHLTRQAYLDCFERAKVFIVPLDEPQGWYRFHPLFKRFLEQRVQEQFTKEEIAALHLRASAWYAAHGQIDEAIRHALAAENPTEAAHVVETQFLSAMEQERWEQLEHWLQLLPAPCIKDSPGLLVARAWMLAMHGQVEPIPTLLTAAEHLLERRDNNPVHTNDAQCKALYALIALVWSHIEYATGQAQASLKSARSALKWITPDEIYLANLALDYQALSSQLSGHGDVAHLELDKALKALSSNLPGSARLLSAQAFLYLNAGKLQQMEQIARHLLRLSEEANLPISRYQARWLLGCAQYEWNRLDSAAHHFSAVAANWQHAHYWVVREAIYGLASVYQAQGLSSQARETTDALLESLQGQNDICALIRAYSFRGHLALLQDEMEPAEQWIEMVGELSIQGLMISIEEPTITKAQLLLARNDEHSVRQGQKLLSTLLCHLESLHNTRKTIQVLALQALAYHLENRMTEALEVLEHAIALAYPGRFIRTFADLPQLARLLQALRKRRKAGQASERQLDAYLQDLLVAISSASPPADAKQALLWQEGLEPLTGRELQILRLLGKDLTNKEIARELVISAGTVKVHTINVYRKLSVSNRRAAVALSRSLGLLLTDS, encoded by the coding sequence ATGTATCAAACTAGCGCAAGCGTGAATAGCAGGCGATTACACCGGTCTGAGATAGGTGTTGATCCGGGTATCACCGGGACTACCAGAAGGCGCGACCGGCTAGAACAGCATACCCCGGCCGGTATTGGTACTCCCAGACCTTTGATACGATCCAAGCTCTCCCTGCCACGCGCCTGCGCTGACACGGTCTCTCGTTCCCGTTTGATCGAGCACCTCAATGCGGGGTTGGGCGGAAAAGCAACCTTGCTCTGCGCTCCTGCCGGCTTTGGCAAGACAACACTCCTGGTCGAGTGGTTGAAGACAAGCAGCTTCCATAACGCCTGGCTTTCCCTGGATGAAAACGACAACGAACTCCTCATCTTCTTGCATTATCTCGTCGCCGCCCTCCAAACTGTCTTTCCTGGCGCTTGCCAGGCGATGGCTCACTTTCTCAAGCAATCGTCGCTCCCAACACCAGATCGCGCAGCAACCCTGCTCATCAACGACCTGGCCGAGTTACCTGAAGACTTGATCCTGGTGTTGGACAATTATCATACCATTCATCATAGCCCGATCCATGCCTTGCTCGATGCACTGATCAGGTACATGCCTTCCCAGGTGCATCTGGTGCTGGCCACACGCTCCGAGTTGCCTTTTCCGCTTGCCAGGTGGCGTTCTCAGGGGCAACTCAACGAACTTCACAGCACCATCCTGCGCTTTACGCACGATGAGACCCTGGATTTTCTCACACGCATCCTTGGAGCGGATCTATGCCGCGAGGTCGCGGAGATACTCGAGGAAGAGACCGAGGGTTGGATTGCCATGCTGCGACAGGCGGCGCTTTCGCTGCATAGCGCCTCTGATCGCGTGGCATGCGTGGAACATCTCCGCAACAACCCCGACTGTTCTATGAACACGTACCTGCTGGAAGATTTTCTGGCCCGGCAAATTCCCCTCATTCAGAACTTTCTCGTGAAGGTGTCGATTCTCGACCAGTTCTGCGTTTCCTTATGTGAGGCAACCCTCGATAGTGATGATACTGATCCTCACCTTACCAGGCAAGCATACCTGGACTGCTTCGAGCGTGCGAAAGTGTTCATCGTCCCACTCGATGAGCCACAGGGGTGGTATCGTTTTCATCCCCTGTTCAAGCGTTTCCTGGAGCAACGAGTGCAGGAGCAATTCACCAAAGAGGAGATCGCGGCACTTCACCTGCGAGCAAGCGCCTGGTATGCCGCGCATGGACAGATTGATGAGGCCATCCGGCATGCGCTTGCCGCGGAAAACCCAACGGAGGCGGCACATGTGGTGGAGACACAATTTCTTTCTGCCATGGAGCAAGAGCGGTGGGAGCAACTGGAACACTGGCTTCAGCTACTTCCGGCACCATGCATCAAGGATAGCCCTGGTCTGCTTGTCGCCAGAGCCTGGATGCTGGCAATGCATGGACAGGTCGAACCTATCCCAACCTTGTTGACTGCTGCTGAACACCTCCTGGAAAGACGCGACAACAATCCCGTACATACGAATGATGCACAATGCAAGGCCCTGTATGCGCTGATTGCGCTCGTATGGAGCCACATCGAGTACGCCACAGGACAGGCACAAGCCAGTCTGAAGAGCGCTCGCTCCGCGCTGAAATGGATAACACCAGATGAGATCTATTTAGCGAACCTGGCGCTGGATTACCAGGCGCTTTCAAGCCAGCTCAGCGGGCATGGAGATGTTGCCCACCTTGAACTCGATAAAGCCCTGAAAGCACTATCGTCCAATCTTCCCGGCTCTGCTCGTTTGCTCTCTGCTCAGGCGTTTCTGTATCTGAATGCGGGCAAACTTCAACAGATGGAACAAATCGCGCGGCATTTGTTGCGGCTTAGCGAGGAAGCCAATTTGCCAATAAGCCGGTACCAGGCCCGCTGGTTGCTTGGCTGCGCGCAGTATGAATGGAATCGGCTAGATAGCGCGGCGCACCACTTCTCAGCCGTGGCTGCCAACTGGCAACACGCGCACTATTGGGTAGTACGGGAGGCTATTTATGGCTTAGCATCCGTCTACCAGGCTCAGGGGTTGAGCAGCCAGGCCAGGGAAACAACGGATGCCTTGCTCGAATCACTCCAGGGACAGAACGATATTTGCGCTCTTATAAGGGCCTATTCGTTTCGCGGGCACCTGGCGCTGTTACAGGACGAGATGGAGCCGGCAGAGCAATGGATAGAGATGGTAGGTGAGCTATCAATACAAGGTCTCATGATTTCAATTGAGGAGCCCACTATCACAAAGGCTCAATTGCTGCTTGCCAGGAACGATGAACATAGTGTCAGACAAGGGCAAAAACTCCTCTCTACACTGCTGTGCCATCTCGAATCCCTTCATAACACGCGCAAGACGATCCAGGTCTTAGCCTTGCAAGCGCTGGCTTACCACCTGGAGAATCGCATGACTGAAGCGCTGGAGGTGCTTGAACATGCCATCGCACTCGCCTATCCCGGACGGTTTATCCGCACGTTTGCCGATTTGCCGCAGTTGGCCAGATTGCTACAAGCATTGCGCAAGCGCAGAAAGGCCGGGCAGGCAAGTGAGAGACAGCTAGATGCCTACCTGCAAGACCTCCTGGTGGCGATAAGCTCCGCGAGTCCACCGGCAGATGCAAAGCAAGCGCTGCTATGGCAAGAAGGCCTGGAACCCTTGACCGGCCGCGAGCTGCAAATCCTACGCTTGCTCGGCAAGGACCTCACCAATAAGGAGATCGCGCGCGAACTGGTGATCTCCGCCGGAACAGTCAAGGTCCATACGATCAACGTCTACCGCAAGCTCAGTGTCAGTAATCGCCGCGCGGCCGTCGCGCTTTCCAGATCACTTGGCCTTCTTCTTACGGATTCATAA
- a CDS encoding sigma-70 family RNA polymerase sigma factor has translation MPQYIRPVGRQDMPADGVLVSQAIAGDEDAFETLVCRYHAQVFQFIRRYVRDYDEACDVFQQVLLKLFAHISTLCPGQEHLGPWLLRVARNCSIDELRRKHMVCFSELGWDADEDGESIPLASRADPGLSPEETVECQELRSMVFEAIDRLPVRLRDVVRLHYAHQLSFAEIGQQLHMPVSTVKSYFYRALSQLRVALVAEWQVDAPAAKRSRDRSLRKKA, from the coding sequence ATGCCGCAATATATTCGTCCTGTCGGGCGGCAGGACATGCCGGCCGATGGCGTCCTGGTGAGCCAGGCCATCGCGGGCGATGAGGATGCGTTCGAGACGCTGGTGTGCCGCTATCACGCGCAGGTCTTCCAGTTCATCCGGCGCTACGTTCGCGACTACGATGAGGCGTGCGATGTATTCCAGCAGGTCTTGCTCAAACTCTTCGCTCATATCTCAACACTGTGCCCGGGACAGGAACATCTAGGCCCCTGGCTGTTACGTGTGGCCCGCAATTGCAGCATCGATGAATTGCGCAGGAAGCATATGGTGTGCTTTTCCGAGCTTGGATGGGATGCTGATGAGGATGGGGAGTCAATACCCCTGGCGTCTAGAGCCGACCCGGGCCTTTCCCCAGAGGAGACGGTGGAGTGCCAGGAATTGCGGTCGATGGTGTTTGAGGCGATTGATCGATTACCCGTCAGGTTGCGCGACGTGGTGCGTTTACACTACGCGCATCAACTGAGTTTTGCTGAGATTGGGCAGCAATTGCACATGCCGGTCAGCACGGTGAAATCCTACTTTTACCGCGCGCTCTCGCAACTACGTGTGGCCCTGGTAGCAGAATGGCAGGTGGATGCTCCGGCTGCGAAGCGCTCGAGGGATCGATCGTTGAGGAAAAAGGCCTGA